A single region of the Gephyromycinifex aptenodytis genome encodes:
- a CDS encoding metal-sensitive transcriptional regulator, protein MSDCELQHGYIHEKDAYLNRLRRVEGQVRGLQRMVDEEAYCIDILTQVSAVTKALQAVALGLLDEHLGKCVVAAAREGDEAAEEKVAEAIQAITRLVRS, encoded by the coding sequence GTGAGCGACTGCGAGCTTCAGCACGGGTACATCCACGAGAAGGATGCCTACCTCAACCGGTTGCGCCGCGTTGAGGGGCAGGTCCGTGGCCTACAGCGGATGGTCGACGAAGAGGCCTACTGCATCGACATACTCACCCAGGTCAGCGCGGTCACGAAGGCCTTGCAGGCCGTCGCGCTCGGCTTGCTGGATGAGCACTTGGGCAAGTGTGTCGTAGCGGCCGCCCGCGAGGGCGATGAAGCTGCGGAAGAGAAGGTAGCTGAGGCCATCCAGGCCATCACTCGCCTCGTCCGATCCTGA
- the nagA gene encoding N-acetylglucosamine-6-phosphate deacetylase, with protein MSQRTIPTSSVSAARVITPERVLEPGWVSWVGDSIVEVGAGQVEGAQDLGDVTLAPGFVDMHAHGGGGAAFTDGPDAARAVLETHLAQGTTSMMASLVTDTIDNLERQVRDLAPMVLRGELLGIHLEGPWLSHLHRGAHQESLLRDPEPEDIDRLLAAGGGAIAMVTLAVERQGGIEATRRFVENGVIVAPGHSHATYERAVQAIEAGASVATHLFNAERPIHHREPGLIVALLEQPQVSIELIADGVHVHPAMLREAARRAQGRFVLVTDAMAAAGSADGDYELGPLQVRVQDGIARLVDGGAIAGSTLTLDRAVRYATGTAGIGLHEAITAATSTPADVLRRPDLGRLAPGARADLVVLDAQLRVGRVMRAGKWVR; from the coding sequence GTGAGTCAGCGAACCATCCCCACCTCCAGCGTGAGCGCGGCGCGGGTCATCACCCCCGAGCGGGTGCTGGAGCCGGGCTGGGTCTCCTGGGTCGGCGACTCCATCGTCGAGGTGGGCGCCGGCCAGGTAGAAGGTGCGCAAGATCTGGGTGATGTCACGCTGGCTCCCGGGTTCGTCGACATGCACGCCCACGGTGGCGGGGGAGCCGCCTTCACCGACGGCCCAGACGCGGCGCGCGCGGTCCTGGAGACACACCTGGCGCAGGGCACGACCTCCATGATGGCCAGCCTTGTCACCGACACGATCGACAACCTTGAACGGCAGGTGCGCGACCTGGCACCGATGGTGTTGCGGGGCGAACTGCTCGGTATTCACCTGGAAGGGCCGTGGCTGTCCCACCTGCATCGGGGAGCCCACCAGGAAAGCCTGCTGCGCGATCCCGAACCGGAGGACATCGACCGACTCTTGGCCGCCGGTGGCGGCGCCATCGCCATGGTGACCCTCGCCGTGGAACGGCAGGGCGGCATCGAAGCGACGCGGCGGTTCGTCGAGAACGGGGTGATCGTGGCGCCCGGGCACAGCCATGCCACCTACGAACGGGCCGTGCAGGCGATCGAGGCCGGAGCCAGCGTGGCCACGCACCTGTTCAACGCGGAGCGCCCGATCCACCACCGCGAACCCGGTCTCATCGTCGCGTTACTGGAACAGCCGCAGGTGAGCATCGAGCTCATCGCCGACGGAGTGCATGTGCACCCCGCGATGCTGCGTGAGGCGGCCCGTCGGGCGCAGGGGCGTTTCGTCCTGGTCACCGACGCGATGGCGGCGGCAGGTTCCGCAGATGGGGACTATGAGCTGGGTCCGCTGCAGGTACGGGTGCAGGACGGTATCGCTCGCCTCGTCGACGGCGGAGCCATCGCCGGAAGCACCCTGACCCTTGACCGGGCAGTGCGCTACGCCACCGGCACCGCGGGAATCGGCTTGCACGAGGCGATCACGGCCGCCACCAGCACACCGGCGGACGTGCTGCGTCGACCCGATCTGGGCCGCCTGGCGCCCGGGGCACGGGCTGACCTCGTCGTGTTGGACGCCCAGCTGAGGGTAGGCCGGGTCATGCGGGCCGGGAAGTGGGTGCGCTGA
- a CDS encoding heavy-metal-associated domain-containing protein translates to MASATYTVTGMTCGHCVNAVKEEVGAIDGVSNVQVELDSGSLTFDSDQEIPREKVAAAVDEAGYTLR, encoded by the coding sequence ATGGCGAGCGCCACCTACACCGTCACCGGAATGACCTGCGGCCACTGCGTCAACGCAGTCAAGGAAGAGGTCGGCGCCATTGACGGGGTGAGCAACGTTCAGGTCGAACTCGATTCGGGCTCGTTGACCTTCGACAGTGACCAGGAGATTCCGCGCGAGAAGGTCGCCGCGGCCGTCGACGAAGCCGGGTACACCCTCCGGTGA